From a single Gracilimonas sp. genomic region:
- a CDS encoding PASTA domain-containing protein, which translates to MHMLKQILTNKYFYIGIFSLMLFGATFLYVADNIIMPSYTNYNEGVTVPDVTRISLDEAEALLTNYGLRFEVADRRANSAYPANYVIDQSPGADNIVKPNRKIYLTVNNEVKPQVVVPKVVDLSLRNAEIQLQNYGLQVGSRSYESSRFKTIIRQSIAGGTTVEKGTVIDLVVGDGFGSRIITVPEIIGLRLPEAQLKLREAGFRVGEVQFRPTKDVVPNTVLDFSPKAEELREGESLTLVISERFEVIEQSEGGAVIIDSTDNNSGVNPDSLNNQQNQPNNPDQ; encoded by the coding sequence ATGCACATGCTCAAGCAGATTCTTACCAACAAGTATTTTTATATTGGCATTTTTTCGCTGATGCTATTCGGTGCAACTTTTCTTTATGTAGCCGACAACATCATCATGCCATCTTATACCAATTACAATGAAGGAGTTACGGTACCGGATGTAACCCGCATTTCTTTGGACGAAGCAGAAGCCTTGTTAACCAATTACGGCCTTCGGTTTGAAGTGGCTGACCGAAGAGCGAATTCGGCTTATCCGGCTAATTATGTAATTGATCAAAGCCCGGGCGCTGATAACATCGTAAAACCAAATCGAAAGATATACCTTACGGTAAACAATGAGGTAAAACCTCAGGTCGTGGTCCCAAAAGTTGTAGATCTGTCGCTAAGAAATGCCGAAATCCAGCTTCAGAATTATGGACTTCAGGTAGGAAGTCGCAGTTACGAATCATCCCGGTTTAAAACCATCATCAGACAATCTATAGCAGGTGGCACCACCGTTGAAAAAGGTACGGTAATCGATCTTGTAGTTGGAGATGGGTTTGGCAGCCGTATCATCACTGTTCCGGAGATTATAGGATTAAGACTTCCCGAAGCACAGCTAAAATTACGTGAAGCCGGCTTCAGAGTAGGTGAGGTTCAATTCCGCCCAACCAAAGATGTTGTACCAAATACAGTACTCGATTTCTCTCCAAAAGCTGAAGAACTCAGGGAAGGTGAAAGCCTGACGCTTGTTATTTCAGAACGTTTTGAAGTCATAGAACAAAGCGAAGGTGGAGCTGTCATCATCGACTCTACGGATAATAACTCCGGTGTAAATCCTGATTCCCTTAACAATCAACAAAACCAACCTAATAATCCTGATCAATGA
- the rpe gene encoding ribulose-phosphate 3-epimerase — translation MNFELPIIAPSILAANFARLGQDIDDAVQGGASWIHCDIMDGHFVPNISYGPGVVKAAKSAAPGAFIDVHLMIENPDDYVEPFVQAGADLISVHYETCPHLHRTIQNIKKYGIMTGVVVNPATSLHNIEPVLNDVDLVLIMSVNPGFGGQSFIDHSYERLKQLAQIREEKELSFLIQVDGGVNLKNAKKIAKAGADILVAGSSVFSAENITARFEELTEKLR, via the coding sequence ATGAATTTTGAACTCCCTATCATCGCACCATCAATTTTAGCAGCTAATTTCGCACGCTTGGGACAAGATATTGATGACGCGGTTCAAGGGGGGGCAAGCTGGATTCATTGTGATATCATGGATGGTCATTTTGTACCAAATATCAGCTATGGCCCCGGTGTAGTTAAGGCAGCAAAATCCGCTGCACCCGGAGCCTTTATTGATGTTCATCTGATGATTGAAAATCCCGATGACTATGTTGAGCCATTTGTACAGGCTGGTGCCGATTTGATATCCGTTCATTATGAAACTTGTCCGCATCTTCACAGGACCATTCAGAACATCAAAAAATATGGAATCATGACGGGAGTAGTTGTAAACCCGGCAACCTCACTTCACAATATCGAACCTGTTTTGAATGATGTTGATTTAGTCTTGATAATGAGCGTAAACCCAGGTTTTGGCGGGCAAAGTTTTATTGATCATAGTTATGAAAGGCTAAAGCAACTGGCTCAAATCCGTGAAGAAAAAGAGTTGAGCTTTCTTATCCAGGTTGATGGTGGGGTGAACCTTAAAAATGCCAAAAAAATTGCTAAAGCAGGAGCCGACATCCTGGTGGCAGGCAGCAGCGTCTTTAGTGCCGAAAATATCACAGCCCGTTTTGAAGAATTGACTGAGAAATTAAGATAA
- a CDS encoding PhoH family protein — translation MKGADPVALFGLHDHNIIALDKAFPETKFNARGDRVKLTGPREEVDTAAKVIEGMIELLDRKSKVAEDDVKTLVALKSGETTANRPQIRTLDETGDTIIHTHNGEAVTAKTPGQRRIVSSSAEHDIVFAIGPAGTGKTYTSVALAVQALKNRKVRKIILARPAVEAGENLGFLPGDLKEKIDPYLRPLYDALEDMIDRDRLELHLTKNVIEIAPLAYMRGRTLNNAFVILDEAQNATNTQMKMFLTRIGFNSRAIITGDITQTDLPHRQQSGLISIQNILQDIDGIDFVYLGEEDVVRHKLVRDIIKAYDKFEDNKKKK, via the coding sequence ATCAAAGGTGCCGATCCTGTTGCCTTATTTGGACTGCATGATCATAACATCATTGCTTTGGACAAAGCTTTTCCAGAAACCAAATTTAATGCCCGGGGCGACCGTGTTAAACTCACAGGTCCCCGTGAAGAAGTAGATACAGCCGCCAAAGTTATTGAAGGAATGATTGAGCTGCTTGATCGAAAAAGTAAGGTAGCCGAAGATGATGTAAAGACACTGGTGGCGCTCAAAAGTGGGGAAACCACGGCAAACAGGCCCCAAATACGTACGTTGGATGAAACAGGCGACACCATCATTCATACCCATAACGGGGAAGCTGTAACGGCCAAAACTCCTGGTCAGCGAAGAATCGTGAGTTCTTCCGCAGAACATGATATTGTCTTTGCGATCGGACCGGCCGGTACAGGGAAAACCTATACTTCTGTAGCCCTAGCTGTGCAAGCACTAAAAAACCGTAAAGTCCGGAAAATTATTTTAGCACGTCCCGCCGTTGAAGCCGGCGAAAATCTCGGTTTTCTTCCAGGTGACCTAAAAGAGAAAATTGATCCCTACCTGCGCCCTTTGTATGACGCGCTTGAGGACATGATTGACCGCGATCGTCTGGAACTTCACCTGACTAAAAATGTGATTGAAATTGCCCCGCTGGCTTATATGCGAGGCCGTACACTCAATAACGCATTTGTAATTCTGGATGAAGCACAGAACGCTACCAATACGCAAATGAAAATGTTTCTGACTCGAATTGGTTTTAATAGCCGTGCCATCATTACCGGAGATATAACCCAAACAGACCTTCCCCATCGCCAGCAATCAGGACTAATTTCCATACAAAATATCCTGCAGGATATTGATGGCATTGACTTCGTGTACCTGGGTGAAGAAGACGTAGTGCGCCACAAGCTGGTTCGCGATATCATTAAAGCCTACGATAAGTTTGAGGATAATAAGAAAAAGAAGTAA
- a CDS encoding MBL fold metallo-hydrolase, with amino-acid sequence MQTYAATLYEGTFSVGLDKKFVRIDRNDPPAKGALKLSLNPVLIHTPERNYLFDCGIGEFGEDTGPETIRQNLDEHGLTEFDITDIFLSHLHYDHIGGLAHRENGYWELTFPDAKLWVSKKGWEKVMAKEEYYDEEKTAFVSFIDAKADLHFLDEEEQPYPDLKVKKIGGHTEFHQVLLFDDGEHKYLQAGDVIGTKGAINRKYAAKYDFEPKVSQQKREELAKLAFDEGYTILAYHEDQHPLFKLTDYNEKTGYSTKNIESYVPA; translated from the coding sequence ATGCAAACCTACGCTGCCACGCTGTATGAAGGCACATTTTCCGTTGGATTAGATAAGAAATTTGTTAGAATAGATCGGAATGACCCTCCGGCTAAAGGCGCTTTAAAATTATCCCTGAACCCCGTACTCATCCATACACCTGAACGAAATTATTTATTCGATTGTGGGATTGGTGAATTCGGGGAAGACACTGGTCCGGAAACTATCCGTCAAAATCTGGATGAACATGGGCTCACTGAATTTGATATCACCGATATCTTTCTGAGCCACCTGCACTATGACCATATTGGCGGACTCGCTCATCGTGAAAATGGCTACTGGGAGCTTACATTTCCTGATGCTAAACTCTGGGTATCCAAAAAAGGCTGGGAGAAGGTAATGGCTAAAGAAGAGTACTACGATGAAGAGAAAACAGCCTTTGTCTCATTCATCGATGCCAAAGCTGATCTTCATTTTCTGGATGAAGAAGAGCAGCCTTATCCTGACTTGAAGGTTAAAAAAATTGGCGGGCATACTGAATTCCACCAGGTTCTGCTCTTTGATGATGGCGAACATAAATACCTGCAGGCCGGTGATGTAATTGGAACCAAAGGAGCCATCAACCGGAAATATGCTGCCAAATATGACTTCGAACCTAAAGTGAGTCAGCAAAAACGTGAAGAATTAGCGAAACTGGCTTTTGATGAGGGATATACTATTTTAGCTTATCATGAAGATCAGCATCCTCTGTTCAAACTGACGGATTATAACGAGAAAACCGGGTACAGTACCAAAAACATTGAGTCTTATGTCCCTGCCTGA
- a CDS encoding purine-nucleoside phosphorylase codes for MSLPDYITSIKKFLTDNDFPEQIDSAVILGSGLGTFGEHIHDALTIEYSEIPGFPQSTVVGHSGSLICGDVEGKSVLAFSGRFHHYEGHAFAKTVLPVQLAKAFDVDKLIISNAAGGINLRYQVGDLMIIDSIIKQYMMVSEPAVNTWGSKFEEYAREVKAIARDLNIETQTGTYLYVKGPNYESKAEIRAFRKMGGDAVGMSTAPELIEAAKLGVKTAAVSLITNAAAGVTNQKLDHAEVKEAADQKKEVFAGLVKGLIREF; via the coding sequence ATGTCCCTGCCTGATTACATCACCAGCATCAAAAAATTTCTGACTGATAATGACTTTCCGGAGCAAATTGATTCGGCGGTTATTTTGGGCTCCGGACTAGGAACTTTCGGGGAACACATTCACGATGCACTCACTATTGAATATTCCGAGATACCCGGTTTCCCACAATCTACCGTCGTCGGTCATTCCGGCTCTCTGATTTGTGGAGACGTGGAAGGAAAGTCTGTACTGGCTTTCTCTGGCCGTTTTCACCATTACGAAGGACACGCTTTTGCCAAAACCGTACTTCCTGTTCAGCTTGCTAAGGCTTTTGATGTAGATAAACTCATTATTTCGAATGCAGCTGGTGGTATAAACCTTCGTTACCAGGTTGGGGATTTGATGATCATCGATAGCATCATTAAGCAATATATGATGGTATCAGAGCCAGCCGTAAATACCTGGGGTTCAAAGTTTGAAGAGTATGCCCGGGAAGTAAAAGCCATTGCCCGCGATCTGAACATTGAAACCCAGACAGGAACCTATCTCTACGTAAAAGGACCAAACTATGAGAGTAAAGCAGAGATTCGTGCATTCCGCAAAATGGGCGGGGATGCTGTAGGTATGAGTACCGCACCGGAATTGATTGAAGCGGCAAAGCTGGGCGTCAAAACAGCAGCTGTTTCCCTGATCACCAATGCCGCTGCCGGAGTTACCAACCAAAAGTTAGATCACGCCGAAGTGAAAGAAGCGGCGGATCAGAAAAAGGAAGTGTTTGCAGGGTTGGTAAAAGGGTTGATTCGAGAGTTTTAG
- a CDS encoding acyl-CoA carboxylase subunit beta, with amino-acid sequence MASNPKVERLQKLREEALKGGGEARIEKQHDKGKLTARERIDLLVDKGSFEEIDKFVTHRSTAFGLDKKQILGDGVVTGHAKIHGRPVYIFSQDFTVFGGSLSETHAEKICKIMDLAMKNGVPIIGLNDSGGARIQEGVSSLGGYAEVFWRNSMASGVVPQISAVMGPCAGGAVYSPALTDFIFMVENSSYMFVTGPNVVKTVTHEEVTSEELGGASTHSTKSGVSHFSSPNDAVCLNDIRELMKYVPQNCEEKVPMIESKEPDSAKAKALEDLVPLNPNKPYDIHDVIDGIMDKDSFFEVHKNYADNIVVGFARLGGRSVGVVANQPLSLAGVLDIDASLKGARFVRFCDAFNIPLVVFEDVPGFLPGTDQEWNGIIKHGAKLLYAFCEATVPKMTVITRKAYGGAYDVMNSKHIRADYNVAWPTAEIAVMGTKGAVEIIFRKEIAKADDPEAKQKELEDEYSENFAHPYKAAERGYIDDVILPSETRDKLIKALEVSHNKVDTVPKKKHDNLPL; translated from the coding sequence ATGGCATCCAATCCAAAAGTAGAACGACTACAGAAACTCCGGGAAGAAGCACTTAAAGGCGGGGGTGAAGCTCGTATCGAAAAGCAACATGACAAAGGTAAACTTACTGCCCGTGAACGTATTGATTTACTGGTTGATAAAGGTTCTTTTGAAGAGATCGATAAGTTTGTGACGCACCGAAGCACAGCTTTTGGACTGGATAAAAAGCAGATTCTGGGAGACGGGGTTGTTACCGGTCATGCCAAAATTCACGGCCGGCCTGTATATATTTTTAGCCAGGATTTCACCGTATTTGGCGGTTCTCTTTCAGAAACCCATGCGGAGAAAATTTGTAAGATTATGGACCTGGCCATGAAAAATGGTGTTCCTATTATTGGGTTGAACGACTCCGGAGGCGCCCGAATTCAAGAGGGAGTATCTTCGCTGGGTGGTTATGCGGAGGTTTTTTGGAGAAATAGTATGGCTTCTGGCGTGGTGCCACAGATTTCAGCCGTGATGGGACCTTGTGCTGGTGGAGCGGTTTACAGCCCGGCGCTTACCGACTTTATTTTTATGGTGGAGAATTCCAGTTATATGTTTGTAACCGGACCTAATGTGGTAAAAACGGTAACTCACGAAGAGGTGACTTCCGAAGAACTGGGAGGTGCTTCTACACACAGCACGAAATCAGGTGTTTCACATTTTTCAAGCCCGAATGACGCTGTTTGCCTGAATGATATCCGGGAATTAATGAAATATGTTCCTCAGAATTGTGAGGAAAAAGTCCCGATGATTGAATCCAAAGAACCTGATTCAGCCAAAGCAAAAGCGCTTGAAGACCTGGTTCCGCTTAATCCCAATAAGCCCTACGATATTCACGATGTGATCGATGGGATTATGGATAAAGATTCCTTCTTTGAGGTTCACAAGAATTATGCGGATAACATAGTGGTCGGTTTTGCCAGACTTGGCGGGCGAAGTGTTGGTGTTGTAGCCAATCAACCGCTTTCTCTGGCCGGCGTTTTAGATATTGATGCTTCCCTGAAAGGAGCTCGTTTTGTTCGTTTCTGCGATGCCTTTAACATACCACTGGTTGTGTTTGAAGATGTGCCAGGCTTCCTTCCCGGAACCGATCAGGAATGGAATGGTATTATTAAACACGGTGCTAAGCTGCTTTATGCTTTTTGCGAAGCTACGGTGCCAAAAATGACTGTTATCACCCGTAAAGCATACGGTGGTGCGTATGACGTGATGAATTCCAAGCATATCCGGGCAGACTACAACGTAGCCTGGCCCACAGCTGAAATTGCGGTGATGGGAACCAAGGGTGCAGTAGAAATTATCTTCCGTAAAGAAATTGCCAAAGCAGATGATCCGGAAGCCAAGCAGAAGGAACTGGAAGACGAGTATAGCGAGAACTTTGCACATCCGTATAAGGCAGCCGAGCGCGGTTATATAGATGATGTAATTCTGCCTTCAGAAACCCGTGATAAACTGATCAAAGCACTGGAAGTTTCTCACAATAAGGTAGACACCGTTCCCAAGAAGAAGCATGATAATCTGCCTCTATAG
- a CDS encoding ABC transporter ATP-binding protein, which produces MISLQVEKLTKKFNRHTIFSDLSFEHIGGILGISGANGSGKSTLMKCLAYLLRPNSGSIIWKQHEEAMNQKQVKAQIGYAAPYINLYSELSVIENLRFLVEAGGHNIKKPQLLELLENVQIPHLSDQLFGSLSTGQQQRAKLAAALVRNPQVLMLDEPGSNLDEKGHTLVAKIVSDAAESGKLVFLASNDPAEIALCNNILSVDA; this is translated from the coding sequence ATGATTTCACTCCAGGTAGAAAAACTAACTAAAAAATTTAACCGTCATACCATTTTTTCGGATCTCAGCTTTGAGCATATCGGAGGAATTCTGGGTATATCCGGAGCAAATGGAAGCGGAAAGTCTACCTTAATGAAATGCCTGGCATATCTTCTTCGCCCCAATTCCGGCTCTATAATCTGGAAACAACATGAAGAAGCTATGAACCAAAAGCAGGTAAAAGCTCAAATTGGCTATGCTGCTCCGTACATCAATCTTTATTCCGAGTTATCCGTTATCGAGAATTTAAGGTTTTTAGTTGAAGCCGGTGGGCACAATATCAAAAAACCGCAGCTATTAGAGCTTCTGGAAAATGTTCAAATCCCACATCTGAGCGATCAGCTTTTTGGCAGTCTTTCAACCGGACAGCAACAGCGAGCTAAACTGGCAGCTGCTCTTGTTCGAAATCCTCAGGTATTAATGCTGGATGAACCAGGCTCTAACCTTGATGAAAAAGGCCACACTCTTGTTGCAAAGATCGTCAGTGATGCAGCCGAATCCGGAAAGCTTGTCTTTCTGGCCTCCAACGACCCGGCCGAAATTGCCTTGTGCAATAATATTTTGAGCGTTGATGCTTAA
- a CDS encoding aminopeptidase, which translates to MISQNDQKLATLILEHSTEVQKGQNVMVQLIGLNGIDLLRALVEQIREKGAYPFIEIEDADTQRILIENGDEEFWKNQASVDQLPLMKQMDAFIGIRASQNIYENSRASKAANKAYSEHFLKPVHFDERVNNTNWCIMRYPSAAFAMNAKMPTRAFADFYYDACLVDYAQLEEAMKPLEKRLRATDEIHLKGEGTDIKFSVKGQNWVPCFGKRNIPDGELFTSPVLDSVNGFISYAPSVYHGKPFEFVKLEVKDGVVVDFNSSNNEALKDILDTDEGARRFGEFSFGLNPVIESPMYDILFDEKIYGSNHLTLGKDYEVAPNGNSSNIHWDLVCIGADVYLDGELVRKGRKFVADDLKGLNPEELL; encoded by the coding sequence ATGATCTCACAAAATGATCAGAAACTGGCAACCCTTATTCTTGAGCACAGTACCGAAGTTCAGAAAGGCCAAAACGTGATGGTTCAGCTCATTGGTTTAAACGGAATTGATTTACTTCGGGCTTTGGTCGAACAAATCCGGGAGAAGGGAGCATATCCTTTTATTGAGATAGAGGATGCCGACACCCAGCGAATTTTGATTGAAAATGGTGATGAAGAATTCTGGAAAAATCAGGCTTCTGTAGATCAGCTGCCTCTGATGAAGCAGATGGATGCTTTTATTGGAATTCGGGCTTCACAAAATATCTATGAAAACTCCCGAGCCAGTAAAGCAGCCAATAAGGCATACTCTGAGCATTTCCTGAAACCGGTTCACTTCGATGAGCGTGTTAACAACACAAACTGGTGTATTATGCGCTACCCTTCAGCTGCTTTTGCCATGAACGCCAAAATGCCAACACGTGCTTTCGCTGATTTTTATTACGATGCTTGCCTGGTTGATTACGCCCAGCTTGAAGAAGCCATGAAACCGCTGGAAAAAAGACTCCGGGCTACCGATGAAATTCACCTTAAAGGAGAAGGAACCGACATCAAATTCTCTGTAAAAGGGCAAAACTGGGTTCCTTGCTTTGGTAAACGCAATATTCCTGATGGGGAACTTTTTACTTCTCCCGTACTGGATTCTGTTAACGGATTTATTTCTTACGCCCCTTCTGTATACCACGGCAAACCATTTGAGTTTGTAAAACTAGAAGTAAAAGATGGGGTAGTTGTCGATTTTAATTCATCCAATAACGAAGCACTTAAAGACATCCTTGATACGGATGAAGGAGCACGACGATTTGGTGAGTTTAGCTTTGGACTGAACCCTGTTATCGAAAGTCCGATGTATGACATTCTTTTTGATGAGAAGATTTATGGCTCGAATCACCTAACCTTAGGTAAAGACTATGAAGTAGCTCCAAACGGCAACTCCAGTAATATTCACTGGGACTTAGTTTGTATTGGAGCAGATGTTTATCTGGATGGAGAGTTGGTTCGAAAGGGCCGTAAGTTTGTAGCAGATGACCTGAAAGGATTGAACCCTGAAGAATTACTGTAG
- a CDS encoding LuxR C-terminal-related transcriptional regulator: MNKTILIYGAILGLGVISIEAIEYFYVVEIIPTPVYIGLIAILFTVLGIWLGKKLTAKTPQEPEKPSFKRNTKAIKSLGISERELDVLEHLGKGHSNQEIANKLFISINTVKTHLSSLYQKLEVSRRSMAVKKARSLKLIP, from the coding sequence ATGAATAAAACAATACTTATTTACGGTGCGATCCTGGGATTAGGGGTTATCAGCATTGAAGCGATCGAATATTTTTATGTGGTTGAGATCATTCCAACGCCTGTCTATATCGGGCTTATTGCTATTCTTTTTACTGTTCTGGGTATTTGGCTTGGTAAAAAATTAACGGCTAAAACCCCGCAAGAACCTGAAAAACCTTCCTTTAAACGGAATACAAAAGCTATAAAATCGCTTGGTATCAGTGAGCGGGAACTTGATGTTCTGGAACACCTTGGAAAAGGTCATTCTAATCAGGAAATAGCAAATAAGCTTTTTATTTCCATCAATACTGTAAAAACCCACCTTTCCAGTCTCTACCAAAAGCTGGAGGTCAGTCGCAGGAGCATGGCCGTAAAGAAAGCCCGTTCTCTGAAGCTTATCCCTTAA
- the pckA gene encoding phosphoenolpyruvate carboxykinase (ATP): MGNKVDLSKQKISVENIIRNPSPARFYEDAIKYDPGSAITDTGALVVRSGKRTGRSPADKRVVNTPEIEKDVWWGNVNIALDEHTFDINHQRATDYLNTRERLYVIDGFAGWDPNYRLKVRIIAERPYHGLFMHNMLIRPTAEELENFGEPDFVVYNAGKFPANRFTEGMTSDASVDVNFKRGEMVILGTEYAGEMKKGIFTVMHYLMPKKNVLSMHCSANEGEDPEDVALFFGLSGTGKTTLSADHSRQLIGDDEHCWSEDGVFNIEGGCYAKTINLSEEKEPEIYNAIKFGTVLENVGYDSDTRKVDYDDVSITQNTRASYPIEFISNSKIPCTAGHPKNIIFLTYDAFGVLPPVSKLSPEQAMYHFISGYTAKVAGTEVGITEPEATFSACFGAAFLVWPPAKYAEMLAEKMRTHNAKAWLVNTGITGGAYGKGGERINLKNTRAIINAIHEGKLNDVDTVEDEVFGFQIPTSCPEVPSEILQPRNSWSNAGEYDAQAEKLGKLFQKNFDKYKAESSKEIIQAGPKVGAEV, from the coding sequence ATGGGAAATAAAGTGGATTTGTCGAAACAGAAAATATCAGTAGAAAATATAATCAGAAACCCGTCGCCAGCCCGGTTTTATGAAGATGCCATAAAATACGATCCAGGTTCAGCTATTACCGATACCGGTGCGTTGGTCGTTCGTTCAGGTAAAAGAACAGGGAGAAGTCCGGCCGACAAGCGGGTTGTTAATACTCCTGAAATTGAAAAAGATGTATGGTGGGGTAATGTAAACATAGCATTGGATGAGCATACATTCGATATCAATCATCAAAGAGCTACCGATTATCTGAATACACGGGAACGTCTGTATGTGATTGATGGATTTGCAGGATGGGATCCTAATTATCGACTCAAAGTTAGAATTATAGCCGAGCGTCCTTATCATGGACTTTTCATGCACAATATGTTAATTCGGCCTACAGCCGAAGAGCTGGAAAACTTTGGCGAACCAGATTTTGTAGTCTATAATGCCGGAAAATTCCCTGCTAACCGGTTTACCGAAGGTATGACCTCCGATGCCAGTGTGGATGTCAATTTCAAAAGAGGGGAGATGGTGATTCTTGGAACAGAATATGCCGGGGAGATGAAAAAAGGAATTTTCACTGTAATGCATTATCTGATGCCTAAAAAGAATGTGCTTTCCATGCACTGTTCTGCCAATGAAGGGGAAGACCCTGAAGATGTTGCTCTTTTCTTTGGGCTTTCAGGAACCGGTAAGACCACACTTTCTGCAGATCATAGCAGACAATTAATTGGAGATGATGAGCACTGCTGGAGTGAAGACGGTGTATTTAATATTGAAGGTGGTTGCTATGCAAAAACCATCAATTTGTCTGAAGAGAAAGAACCCGAGATCTATAATGCCATAAAATTTGGCACCGTACTTGAGAATGTGGGCTACGATTCAGACACCCGAAAGGTAGACTATGATGATGTATCGATTACTCAAAATACCCGGGCATCTTATCCAATTGAATTTATTTCAAATTCCAAAATCCCTTGCACAGCCGGGCACCCAAAGAACATCATCTTCCTGACTTATGATGCTTTTGGAGTATTACCTCCGGTAAGTAAGCTGTCGCCGGAACAGGCAATGTATCACTTCATCAGTGGGTATACAGCGAAAGTTGCAGGTACCGAAGTAGGTATTACTGAACCGGAAGCAACTTTCTCTGCTTGCTTTGGGGCGGCTTTCTTGGTGTGGCCACCTGCTAAATATGCAGAAATGCTCGCTGAGAAAATGCGAACTCATAATGCAAAAGCCTGGCTGGTAAATACCGGAATCACCGGCGGAGCCTATGGTAAGGGTGGCGAGCGTATTAACCTGAAGAATACCCGCGCCATCATCAACGCCATTCATGAAGGTAAGCTGAATGATGTAGATACAGTGGAAGACGAAGTATTTGGTTTCCAGATTCCAACTTCCTGCCCGGAAGTTCCTTCTGAGATTCTTCAGCCACGCAACTCATGGAGTAATGCAGGTGAGTATGATGCTCAGGCAGAAAAACTTGGTAAACTATTCCAGAAAAACTTTGATAAATACAAAGCTGAAAGCAGTAAAGAAATCATACAGGCTGGACCAAAAGTAGGTGCTGAGGTTTAA
- a CDS encoding DUF4199 domain-containing protein, with translation MKKIVAVFGILAGLINAAIAMLLTTLAGDDMIHANSEWVGYLVMIIALSMIFVGVKQYRDKHLGGVIKFGKAFLVGLYIALVASALYVGSWEVYLQTSDVDFIETYSTSIIENMKAEGEPEAEIQAMQEQLQFYADIYENTFFRILMTLSEILPVGLIIALISAALLRKSSFMPDEENINTQATAT, from the coding sequence ATGAAAAAGATTGTAGCCGTTTTCGGAATTCTTGCCGGTCTTATAAATGCAGCAATTGCTATGCTCCTTACAACTTTAGCTGGCGATGACATGATCCATGCCAATTCAGAGTGGGTTGGATATCTTGTTATGATCATTGCTTTATCCATGATATTTGTAGGCGTAAAACAATATCGCGACAAGCACCTTGGTGGTGTCATTAAGTTTGGGAAAGCCTTTCTTGTTGGTCTCTACATCGCTTTGGTTGCTAGTGCTTTATATGTTGGAAGTTGGGAAGTCTATCTCCAAACATCAGATGTAGATTTCATTGAAACCTATTCAACCTCTATAATTGAAAATATGAAAGCGGAAGGTGAACCTGAAGCCGAGATACAAGCTATGCAGGAACAGCTGCAATTCTATGCTGATATATACGAAAATACTTTTTTCAGAATACTTATGACTCTCTCAGAAATATTACCGGTAGGTTTAATTATTGCCTTGATCAGTGCTGCATTACTAAGAAAAAGTTCTTTTATGCCTGATGAAGAAAACATTAATACCCAAGCAACCGCCACTTAA
- a CDS encoding DUF1801 domain-containing protein: MKIEASTPEEYLEKIPEERKDAMTKLRSVILENLPEGFKETIIYNMIGYVVPHSLYPGGYHVTPELPLPFINIASQKNHIAVYHSGIYADDTLMKWFKTEYPKHVKTKLDMGKSCIRFRNPDHIPYELIGKLAGKMTPEEWIELYEKNIKS; encoded by the coding sequence ATGAAAATCGAAGCCAGTACCCCAGAGGAATACCTGGAAAAAATACCAGAAGAACGAAAAGATGCCATGACCAAACTTCGATCTGTCATTCTTGAAAACCTGCCAGAGGGATTTAAAGAAACTATTATTTATAACATGATCGGGTACGTGGTACCACATTCTCTTTATCCTGGTGGTTACCATGTTACACCAGAATTGCCTTTGCCCTTTATAAATATCGCTTCTCAAAAAAATCATATTGCCGTTTACCATTCCGGCATTTATGCAGACGACACATTAATGAAGTGGTTCAAAACTGAATACCCCAAGCATGTAAAAACAAAACTCGATATGGGAAAAAGTTGTATCCGGTTCCGCAATCCCGATCATATCCCATATGAATTGATCGGCAAGCTTGCAGGAAAAATGACTCCTGAGGAATGGATTGAACTATATGAAAAGAATATAAAAAGTTAA